In Blastopirellula sediminis, the following proteins share a genomic window:
- a CDS encoding methyl-accepting chemotaxis protein, whose amino-acid sequence MTNLEQNRPAGIRLNPLGRVSIRYQLGGAFAIVLLVMGVGMAIYHMAIRRTVDSYDSLLQGQISLQTLAEKTNVAMLECRRNEKDFLLRRDDKYIEKHAKSCQTLLDDAKSLEVLALSLHDQSAEADAQAIAAAAAEYQQSFVALTESWKRRGLDHNSGLQGQFRDVVHDLEELAKNYEVDALYLQVAALHRFAADGKGADNANRKSLIKAIEDVKQSLQSDRYAADLKKSQMALLTEVVAALEQDLAGKGGSGALEKATAKMEQDLRKQYVSGVSAKLLMIRRREKDYLLRADAKYVAQTHEAAKQFVAAFEASQVAPESVDQIRKSTGEYLRSFDALVQEDQNLAQLEQTLRAAVHKIEPLVDQIAYNAETTAAQFASQTAEQAETATFRATLAGGIAILLGLAIAWMLTRSITKPLSQMTALAAQVANGNLKETLNIRREDEIGQLAVAFNQLTTSLREIITSLSQEAEQLTGASSDMAATAGFLTEQAQNTRTRSASATAATEEISAQIDSMNHLTEEISSNFSVISTNMQEMSSCITEIAKNAERTSGSARTASQLTGDSRTTIDELGHAASEIGTFINTIQEIAEQTNLLALNATIEAARAGESGKGFAVVAGEVKELSKQTAAATEDISRRIAGIQKSSGAAIDSIARVASVISELDAMSQSIASAVEQQNVTTRHVVTSVGSATSSLETVASGISETNVAGEQIVSEIVAVSTAAETTVSHADAANATSVELSKIANKLRAAVARFEV is encoded by the coding sequence GTGACAAATCTCGAACAAAATCGACCTGCTGGTATTCGCCTGAATCCGCTTGGTCGCGTCAGCATTCGCTACCAATTGGGAGGCGCTTTCGCCATCGTGCTGCTCGTCATGGGAGTCGGCATGGCGATTTACCACATGGCGATTCGTCGCACGGTCGACAGCTACGACTCGCTGCTGCAAGGGCAAATCTCGCTGCAAACGCTCGCCGAAAAGACGAACGTCGCGATGCTCGAATGCCGCCGCAATGAAAAAGACTTCCTGCTCCGCCGCGACGACAAGTACATCGAGAAACACGCAAAGAGCTGCCAGACGCTGCTCGACGATGCGAAGTCGCTCGAAGTGTTGGCTCTTTCCTTGCACGATCAGTCCGCCGAGGCCGACGCCCAGGCAATCGCCGCCGCAGCCGCAGAATATCAGCAGTCCTTTGTTGCGCTGACCGAAAGCTGGAAGCGACGCGGCCTGGACCACAACTCCGGACTACAGGGGCAATTTCGAGACGTCGTGCACGACCTGGAAGAACTCGCGAAAAACTACGAAGTCGACGCGTTGTATCTGCAAGTCGCCGCGCTGCATCGCTTCGCCGCCGACGGCAAAGGGGCCGACAACGCGAACCGCAAATCGTTGATCAAAGCGATCGAAGACGTTAAGCAATCGCTGCAAAGCGATCGCTATGCAGCTGATCTGAAAAAATCGCAGATGGCTTTGCTGACTGAAGTGGTCGCCGCCCTCGAGCAAGACCTCGCCGGCAAAGGAGGTTCGGGCGCCTTGGAAAAGGCGACCGCGAAGATGGAGCAAGACTTGCGCAAGCAGTACGTCTCCGGCGTCTCCGCGAAGTTGCTGATGATTCGTCGCCGCGAAAAAGACTACCTGCTGCGCGCAGACGCGAAATATGTGGCGCAAACGCATGAAGCGGCCAAGCAATTCGTCGCCGCTTTTGAAGCGTCGCAGGTCGCCCCCGAATCGGTCGATCAGATTCGTAAGTCGACTGGCGAATACCTCCGCTCGTTCGATGCCCTTGTTCAGGAAGATCAGAATCTGGCCCAGTTGGAGCAAACGCTTCGCGCCGCCGTGCACAAGATCGAACCGCTGGTCGACCAGATCGCCTACAACGCCGAAACGACCGCTGCTCAGTTCGCGTCGCAAACGGCCGAGCAAGCCGAGACCGCCACGTTTCGCGCCACGCTCGCCGGCGGAATCGCGATTCTGCTCGGCTTGGCGATTGCGTGGATGCTGACCCGCTCGATCACCAAACCGTTGTCGCAAATGACGGCGTTGGCCGCTCAAGTCGCCAATGGCAACCTGAAAGAGACGCTCAACATCCGTCGCGAAGACGAAATTGGCCAGTTGGCCGTCGCCTTCAATCAACTGACGACCAGCCTGCGTGAGATCATCACCAGCCTGTCCCAAGAGGCGGAACAGTTGACCGGCGCTTCGAGCGACATGGCGGCGACCGCTGGCTTTTTGACCGAGCAAGCGCAGAACACGCGAACCCGCTCGGCCAGCGCTACTGCGGCGACCGAGGAAATCTCGGCCCAGATCGATTCGATGAATCATCTGACCGAAGAGATCTCCAGCAACTTCTCGGTCATCTCCACCAACATGCAGGAAATGTCGTCCTGCATCACGGAGATCGCCAAGAATGCGGAACGGACCTCCGGCTCGGCCCGCACCGCGAGCCAACTGACCGGCGACAGCCGTACGACGATCGACGAACTGGGGCACGCCGCCAGCGAGATCGGCACGTTCATCAATACGATTCAAGAAATCGCCGAGCAGACGAACCTGCTGGCCCTCAACGCGACGATCGAAGCGGCCCGCGCCGGCGAATCGGGCAAAGGCTTCGCCGTCGTCGCCGGCGAAGTGAAAGAACTATCCAAGCAAACTGCCGCCGCGACCGAAGACATCAGTCGCCGTATCGCCGGCATCCAGAAGTCGAGCGGCGCCGCGATCGACTCGATCGCTCGCGTCGCCAGCGTGATCTCGGAACTCGATGCGATGTCGCAGTCGATCGCTTCGGCGGTCGAACAGCAGAACGTCACGACCCGTCACGTCGTGACCAGCGTCGGATCCGCCACGTCGTCGCTGGAAACGGTGGCGTCCGGCATCTCGGAAACGAACGTCGCCGGCGAACAGATCGTCAGCGAAATCGTCGCCGTCAGCACTGCGGCCGAAACGACCGTTTCGCACGCCGATGCGGCCAATGCGACCAGCGTCGAGCTGTCGAAGATCGCCAACAAATTGCGTGCGGCGGTGGCCCGATTTGAAGTTTAA
- a CDS encoding beta-ketoacyl-[acyl-carrier-protein] synthase family protein — protein sequence MSRRVVITGIGMINPMGHDVETVWSGLKESKSGVARTTVFDASNFPTKISAEVKNWSIAKCGEDVARWENIGRHTQFAIGAAKQAVSDSGVMESVLDPTRMGVYLGCGEGDQDFFAFTTMVTAAMSGSGDFDKAEFIRKGLESLNPRRELEQEPSMPSAHLASLFNAQGPNANCLTACAASSQAIGEATELIRRGTVDVMLSGGAHSMIHPFGVTGFNLLTALSTSNDEPTKASRPFDRLRDGFVLGEGSSMVVLEELEHAKKRGAHIYGEVLGYGTTADAFRITDTHPEGRGAISCMKMAMSDAKMNVEDIDYVNAHGTSTEVNDKVESLACRQVFGDMADKIPVSSTKSMMGHLIAAAGVTEAIVCLLAIRDNVLPPTINYENPDPNCDLDYVPNFARDAKVDVALNNSFGFGGQNITLCVGRFNG from the coding sequence ATGAGTCGGCGAGTCGTCATCACCGGTATCGGCATGATTAATCCGATGGGGCACGACGTCGAGACCGTCTGGTCCGGCCTGAAAGAATCGAAGTCCGGCGTTGCGCGGACGACCGTTTTCGACGCCTCCAACTTCCCGACCAAAATCTCGGCCGAAGTCAAAAACTGGAGCATCGCCAAGTGCGGCGAAGACGTCGCGCGCTGGGAGAACATCGGCCGTCACACGCAATTTGCCATCGGCGCCGCCAAGCAAGCGGTCTCCGACTCCGGCGTGATGGAAAGCGTCCTCGATCCGACCCGCATGGGGGTTTATCTCGGTTGCGGCGAAGGGGACCAGGATTTCTTCGCGTTCACCACCATGGTGACCGCTGCGATGTCGGGGAGCGGCGACTTCGATAAAGCTGAGTTCATTCGTAAGGGGCTGGAATCGCTCAATCCGCGCCGCGAACTGGAACAAGAGCCGAGCATGCCGAGCGCTCACCTGGCGTCGCTCTTCAACGCGCAAGGTCCCAACGCCAACTGCTTGACCGCTTGCGCCGCCAGCAGCCAGGCGATCGGCGAAGCGACCGAACTGATCCGCCGCGGCACGGTCGACGTGATGCTCTCCGGCGGCGCTCACAGCATGATTCACCCCTTTGGCGTGACCGGCTTTAACTTGCTGACCGCGCTCTCGACCAGCAATGACGAGCCGACCAAAGCTTCGCGTCCGTTCGATCGTCTCCGCGACGGGTTCGTCCTGGGCGAAGGCTCTTCGATGGTCGTGCTGGAAGAATTGGAACACGCCAAGAAACGGGGCGCTCACATCTACGGCGAAGTGCTCGGCTACGGCACCACCGCCGACGCGTTCCGCATCACCGACACGCATCCGGAAGGACGGGGCGCGATCAGCTGCATGAAGATGGCGATGTCCGACGCTAAGATGAACGTCGAAGACATCGACTACGTCAACGCTCACGGCACCAGCACCGAAGTCAACGACAAGGTCGAGTCGCTCGCTTGCCGTCAGGTCTTCGGCGACATGGCCGACAAGATTCCGGTCTCCAGCACCAAGAGCATGATGGGGCACTTGATCGCCGCTGCCGGCGTGACCGAAGCGATCGTCTGCTTGCTCGCGATTCGCGACAACGTTTTGCCGCCGACCATCAACTACGAAAACCCCGATCCGAACTGCGACCTGGACTACGTCCCGAACTTCGCACGCGACGCGAAAGTCGACGTCGCGCTGAATAACAGCTTCGGCTTCGGCGGGCAGAACATCACGCTCTGCGTCGGTCGGTTCAACGGCTAA